A stretch of the Osmerus eperlanus chromosome 10, fOsmEpe2.1, whole genome shotgun sequence genome encodes the following:
- the traf6 gene encoding TNF receptor-associated factor 6 translates to MSCFESEKSSLEDDGCCGASDLAAELSNCALAMMEKEGDFSPSESPGLFSGGTGILRDTPAQGYDVEFDPPLESKYECPICLMALRAAVQTPCGHRFCRSCIEKSIRDTGQRCPVDNEILLENQLFPDNFAKREILSLTVRCPNKDCIEKMELRHLESHVNQCQYATVPCPLCQESVWKSQLEEHTSLQCQRRLVSCPDCVASFVYEESELHKQRCPFANVSCQYCDMELIRDQLESHCDMDCQKAPIACPFSKFGCRERMLRHDLAQHMQEFTQMHMHYMAEFLSGLSINGIKPQPLGAASPDPRGEARGAGPSCSAAPCQCSKERQALKETTQHLDGRLVRQDHQLRELSIHKDNQSTQLMELRRKVASLEEKVSELEAQQCQGIFVWRLEGFSAHLRTQEGGHPVVVHSPGFYTGRPGYKLCLRLHLQTPTAPRCSNYISLFVHTMQGDFDSQLSWPLQGSIRLAVLDQNPEGNHHVEVMETKPDLQAFQKPTLHRNPKGFGYVTFLHLQQLQQKGFIKDDTLLVRCEVTPRFDCALRREGAGVQPRGPEASL, encoded by the exons aTGTCCTGCTTTGAGAGTGAGAAGAGCAGCTTGGAGGACGATGGGTGTTGTGGGGCAAGTGACTTAGCAGCGGAGCTCTCAAACTGTGCCTTAGCTATGATGGAAAAAGAGGGTGACTTCAGTCCATCAGAAAGCCCCGGCTTGTTTAGTGGAGGAACAGGCATTCTGAGGGACACTCCTGCACAGGGGTACGATGTGGAGTTCGACCCTCCTCTGGAGAGCAAGTACGAGTGCCCGATTTGCCTCATGGCTCTACGAGCAGCAGTGCAGACTCCATGTGGACATCGTTTCTGTCGGAGTTGTATTGAGAAGTCCATCCG TGATACAGGGCAGAGGTGTCCAGTGGACAATGAGATACTGCTGGAGAACCAGCTTTTTCCAGATAATTTTGCTAAACGAGAGATTCTGTCCCTCACTGTGCGCTGTCCCAACAAAgactgcatagagaaaatgGAGCTTCGCCATCTAGAA AGTCATGTGAACCAGTGCCAGTATGCCACTGTGCCATGCCCACTgtgccaggaatctgtgtggaaGAGCCAGCTAGAGGAACACACAAGCCTACAATGCCAGCGAAGACTGGTTTCTTGCCCTGACTGTGTGGCGAGCTTTGTCTATGAAGAGAGTGAA CTCCATAAGCAAAGGTGTCCCTTTGCCAATGTGTCATGTCAGTACTGTGATATGGAGCTCATTAGAGACCAG ttGGAATCTCACTGTGATATGGATTGTCAGAAAGCGCCTATAGCCTGTCCATTTAGCAAGTTTGGATGTCGAGAACGG ATGCTGCGGCATGACCTGGCTCAGCACATGCAGGAGTTCACACAGATGCACATGCACTACATGGCAGAGTTCCTCAGCGGCCTCAGCATCAACGGAATCAAGCCACAGCCGTTAGGGGCCGCTTCGCCTGACCCCCGAGGCGAGGCCAGGGGAGCAGGACCCAGCTGCAGTGCTGCCCCCTGCCAGTGCAGCAAGGAACGACAGGCACTTAAGGAgaccacacagcacctggatGGCCGGCTGGTGCGGCAGGACCACCAGCTCCGCGAGCTTAGCATTCACAAGGACAACCAG TCTACTCAGTTGATGGAGCTGAGACGCAAGGTGGCATCtctggaggagaaggtgagCGAGCTGGAGGCCCAGCAGTGCCAGGGCATCTTCGTGTGGCGCCTGGAGGGCTTCTCTGCTCACCTACGTACCCAGGAGGGGGGGCATCCCGTCGTGGTGCACAGCCCTGGCTTCTACACCGGCCGCCCAGGCTACAAGCTATGCTTGCGCCTCCACCTTCAGACGCCCACCGCTCCGCGATGTTCCAACTACATATCGCTCTTTGTGCACACAATGCAGGGCGACTTCGACAGCCAGTTGTCATGGCCCTTGCAGGGCAGCATCCGCCTGGCAGTGCTGGACCAGAACCCTGAAGGGAATCATCacgtggaggtgatggagacaAAGCCAGATCTTCAGGCCTTTCAGAAGCCCACCCTCCATCGTAACCCCAAGGGCTTTGGCTACGTCACATTCCTGCacctgcagcagctgcagcagaagGGCTTCATAAAGGACGACACCCTGCTAGTGCGCTGCGAGGTAACGCCCCGCTTCGACTGCGCcctcaggagggagggggcgggggtccAACCACGAGGCCCCGAGGCCTCACTTTGA